A window of Clostridiales bacterium genomic DNA:
CCGGTTCCGAGGGCATAACCGCCACGATCTTGTGCCCTTTCAATCATAGCGCGGGAGCGTTTTTTTATTTCTTCAGGAGTTGAATGGCAAACAAAATTGACATCGATTCCTCCGAGCACTGCAATACGAGGATTATATTTCTCGTAAAAATCCTCGACAGGCATTATTTTATCCTCATATGAATGTTTTGCGTCATATTTCATATCTTCAATCATATCTTCCATCACATTTTTTAAGTTTCCACAGGAATGAAGTATCGCGGGCTTCCCCGCAGAATGTGCTGTTTGCACTATTTTTTTATGCCACGGGAAAACATACTTTCTGAGGTGCTTGGGGTTTAGCAATGTTGATGTGTTAAAACCCCAGTCATCATTGGAAATCAAAGCACCTACAGAATCAAAGGTGGAACAAATCTCATAATATCTGAGCAGCTTTGAACCTACCGCGTCAAATATATCCTGTACAAGTTCAGGATCTTCAAAGAGCATATAGCAAAGGTTGTCATATCCCACAAGGCTCGTTACATTTTCAAGTACTCCGCCTGGTCCCCATACAATCAGCTTCATGCCATCGGGTAAATCGTTCTTTATTTTATCGAGCCAAGTATAATCATAGTCTTCAGGATTTTGCCATTTATACTTTTCAAAGCTTTCCCTGTCATGGATGACGGAACCTTCATTGAGGGATATCGTTTTCCCGTGATGTATCGAGCCTGCAGGGAAAGAAAAATCAGACCCCTTAACATCGGCATAGTCATAACCCGCATTTTTAAAGGCATCGACTAAAAATTTATTATATTTTAACTTATCCTCATACTCCGGTACATATCCTGCAAGCAATCTGTATAGCTTATCATTTAAAAAGAATTCGAAGAGCGTGGGTCGATCGGGAACTTTCTTGTTTAAAACTTTTAACAGATTATTGAAATCAGGTTCGCGCATAATATACCTCCCCATGTAAATTTATTTACATTTTTGAAGCTGTTTCATCGGATGCATTTTTATATTTGAAGAATATTATTCCAATCATTAAGCTCGAAGTATACAGAAGTCTGCTATCCTGTTTCGGGAAAGGGAATTATCAAGTAAATAAGATTAATGGCTTATTGATATTTGACAATAAGCCATTAAAAAAGTTTAAAAAGTTAGTGTGTGCCTGTAACATCTAATGTTCTATTTGCACTGGTCTTTTTGACAAATGTGGACGTTTTTATTCTTTCCTGAAGTTTTTCATAGAACAAATCTTCATCCACAGGTATATCGACCCACTTGTCCGTCCATGCCGAGAGGTGCATTGCGTTTGAAATCTGAAGGCCGTTTATGCCTTCGATTCCAGGGGCAATTAATTTTGTGCCATGGAGTATTGCATTTGTCCAGTTCTTCAATATTCCAACATGCTGTTCGCCAGTACCGTTCACTGGTATTTCGCACTTCCAGCACTCGGGTTCTCCAAATCCACCTGTGTATTGTCTGTTGAATTGTCTTTCAGGAGTACGCAGACGCCAGAATGTCAACTTTCCATCCTCGATTACGACTTTGCCTCTGTCTGCAGATACTTCAAGACGGTTTGAACCGGGGCAATCTCCGGTACTTGTAACGAATATGCCTGTCGCTCCGTTTTCATATTCGACATATGCTGTTACATCGTCTTCAACTTCTATGTCATGGTACTTGCCAAATGACATGAATGCACGCACTCTTTTGGGCATTCCGCATGTCCATTGCCATAAATCCAGTTGATGCGGATCCTGGTTCAATAATACTCCTCCGCCTTCGCCTGCCCATGTTGCACGCCATCCGCCCGAGTTGTAATAGCTTTGCGGACGATACCATGAAGTTATTATCCAGTTTGTCCTTTTTATTTCGCCAAGTTCTCCAGATCTCACAAGGTCGCGTAATTTTTGATAAAGCGGATTCGTCCTCTGGTTGTACATTATTCCGAATACCCTATCGCTTTTTAAAGATGCCTCATTCATTTCCCTTACCTGTTTTGTATAAACTCCTGCAGGTTTTTCAGTGAGCACATGAAGACCATGCGCAAATCCCTTTATGGCAAGGGGGGGATGAAAATAATGAGGTACCGCGATAATTACGGCATCGATAACTTTAGCATCAAAAAGTGCATCTGCATTATCAAATAATTTAACTTTATCACCCAGGGTTTCCTTGGCCCATTTTAATCTTTCAGGGTTTATATCGCATACAGCGGTAAGCACTGCATTGGGCACCTTACCCTGTATCAGATTTTTTGCGTGGCTGCTTCCCATATTTCCAATGCCTATTATACCAATTTTAACTTTGTCCATCTTCTAAAACCTCCCTTATTCAAATTCAGCAGGCTGCTCTATTTCTTTTAAAATTTTTAACAGAGCGCTTAAGGCGATACTGAACATTTTCGCCCCATCACCCGATGTATCATCTATTTTTGCATCATGCTCCAGGGCTGAAAAACCTTTAAATGATGCAAGGTGCGGCTCTATCGTCAAGAAGCCCTCATAACCTGTATCCTTAAGCTTCTTTAGGATTTGTTTTACATTTCCGTCGCCATATCCCGACGGTACAACGCCGTGGTTACTGTATAATGCATCCTTTATATGCATATGCACGATATAATCTTTCAAAAGATCATATGCGTCAGGATATGTTTTAACATCACATTGTATAAAATTAGCCGGGTCGAATGCAGCCTTTACGATGCCGGAGTCGATGGATTTTAGAATATCAAGGCATCTTTCGGCCGTATCTCCGTATATTTCCTTTTCATTTTCATGGAGAAGTATAACTCCCTCTCCCTCAGCCGCTTTTACGAATTCCCCCCATCTTCTTAAAACTTCATCCCTGTACTTCTCGGGAGGTTCGCCTTTTGGCATAAAGAAGCTAAACATCCTTATATATTTTGTGCCAAGGATCTTTGCAATTTGAACCGTATGTTTGAAAAGCTTAAGATGCGGTTCAAATTCATCCTTTATACCTATTTTCCCTATAGGGGAACCTACCGCTGAGATGCCGAATCCCCTTTTATCCAATTGCTTTTTTATATCGTTTACTTCATCGAGCGAATAATCAACTATGCATTTTCCGTTTACTCCGCGCATCTCTATATATTTGATGCCATATTTATCAAGCACATCCATCTGAGCTTGCAAATCCGGAGCAATCTCGTCCGCAAATACGCTTAAGACAAATTTTGCCATGAACTGTACCTCCCGGATGTTATACTAATTTCTCCAAATATTTAAAGCTCATATCTAAGCTGTCAAATGGGTTTCTAAAGCTTGTATCCTGTTCAACTGCATACCATTTTACGCCGGTTTCCCTGCAGGCTTTTAAAATCTCGGGCCAATTGAGGTTACCCTGGCCTATTTCGGCAAAAACCTGTTTATCGTCTACAATTGCAAAATCCTTAAGATGTACGACTTTCATGCGTCCCTTTACCTTATGAATCCAGTCAACTGGATTTGCGCCTCCAGCCTGGACCCAATATGTATCTATTTCAAAACCAAACGCATCCGGGTCCGATTCGTTTAATAATATCTCAAGTCCTATTGTACCGTCGAATTTTTCAAACTCAAATTTATGATCGTGATAAATGAAGTGAAGTCCATTATCAGCTAATCGCCTTCCAATTTCCGAAAATTCCTTGGCGAATTTTGTGAATCCTGCCGCATTTCTTTCATATTCACGGGGCATAGATCCAATCCCTACGTATTCGCATCCCCATAATTTGTGTTCCTTGATAACGGCGCTGAGGTCGTTTTTAAAACGTTCAAAAGGCGTATGGGTTGCACAAATCTTTAAACCTAATTCATCCGTAATGTCCTTTAATCTTTCAGGTTCGATTGGGCCGATTCCTGAAACCTGCACGGCATTATAGCCTATTTTTTTTACCCTTTCCAAGCTCTTTTTAATATCCTCAGGAGTTTTCATGTAATTTCTCAGTGTATAAAGCTGAGCTGCGATAGAATCTTTGTTCATACTTATTCCTCCTAAAAATTATATTATTTATGGAATGATTTTGGATTAATAAATAATCCTCTTCCTTCATTATTATATTGCTTTTTGTGGTATTTTGAAAGAAAAAGTTTATATAGTACTTCGATTTGTAATATGAACTTATGTTATTTTGAGCACTCATTCGTCGCTCAAAATAACATAATCCTATTTATGCCTGATTTCAGATTGCGAATTGAAGTTATATAGTATCTAAAATTTGTGATTCGCCAAACTTTCGGCCCCAATTTGCACTTGTGATGGGGATGCATTTTTTATATTTGAAGAATATGTATATTTATATTGAAAAATACTGGATATTTGTATAATATAAAAATGAAATTGTTTCTGAATGGAATATTAAAAATTTATGTTATCATGTGAGGAGGTAAACTATGGAAAGAGTTAATATTTCTTTTAAGGAGTTCAATGTAAATGTTTTTGATTTAATAAACAGCGGACTTTTGCTTACAGCCGGCGATTTCAAATCAGATTCGTACAACACAATGACAATAGGCTGGGGCAGTCTGGGAATAATGTGGGGAAAACCTTTTATACAGGTAGTTGTGCGTCCCACTCGCTATACCTACGGATTTATGGAAAAGTACGGCTCGTTTACAGTCTGCGCGCTGCCTCTTGAAAAATACAGGAAGGGACTTAACTTCATGGGCTCAAGGTCCGGACGTGATATCGATAAAATAAAGGAAACAGGGCTGACCGTAATCCCATCGCATGTAATCGACGCCCCTGCATTTGATGAATCCGAGCTTGTAATAGAGTGCAAAAAGATATACAGCGATGATTTTAAACCGGAGAAGTTCATGGCAGATTATATTGCCAAGTGCTATAACAATGACTACCACAGATCATATTTTGGAGAGATTGTTTCCATAGAAGGGATTAAAAAATACTGCAAATAATAAAACATTTTTGAAAGGGTGATATATTTATGGTACCGGTTAATAATAACTGCGAGACGAAGTTGGCTAAGATCAGACCATGGGATGAAGGAACTCCCAGAATAACATGTCCTCATATATTCGGCACAAAAGCTGGAGCTTCTACGGTTTTCCCGATAACTGCCTTGGGAGAAAGGCCCCTTAAATTTACAGCCGAGGGATTGCCGGAGGGATTGACTTTAAATGAAAATACAGGAGTAATTAGCGGCAAGACTAAAAAAGAAGCTGATGGTATCGTAAAGATAACCGTCCAAAATGGCATAGGTGCCGACAGCATAAAGCTTAGGATAATCGCAGGTGATAATATTGCTCTGACACCGCCCCTGGGATGGAACAGCTGGAATTGCTTCGCCCTGAAGGTAAGCGATGATAAGGTAAGAAAAGCAGCCGATGCGATGGTTTCATCAGGACTTGCGGCCCACGGCTTTACATATATCAACATAGATGACGGATGGCAGGGAGAAAGAGGAGGAGAGTTCAACGCCATACAGGCCAACAAGAAGTTTCCTGATATGGAAAGGTTATGCGACTATGTACATTCTCTAGGCTTAAGGATCGGGATTTATTCGACGCCATGGGTTAAATCTTATGGAAATGGCAATGGTTGTTCGGATGGAGAGTGTGAACGTTATTTTGACAAGAGAAATCTGGATAGAGGATGGTACTTTGGAAAAAATAAATATATGAAAGGTGAAGCTCTGCAATGGGCTAAATGGGGGTTCGATTATTTGAAATATGACTGGCATCCATGGGAAGTCAGGGATGTCAAAGAGATGCATGATGCCCTGAAAGAATCCGGCCGCGATATCGCATACAGCCTTTCAAATAGTGCTCCATTTCAGGATGCAGTGCAATGGGCCGGCCTTGCAAATTGTTGGAGAACAACCGGTGACATAACGGATACGTGGGAGAGCATGAGCCGCATAGGCTTTTCCCAAGACAGATGGACGCCTTATAGCATGCCGGGTCACTGGAATGATCCTGATATGCTGGTAGTAGGAAAACTGGGTTGGGGCGATGTAAGGGAAAACAGGCTCACTCATGATGAGCAGGTTACCCATATTACATTGTGGGCGCTGCTTGCAGCTCCGCTTCTTATAGGATGCGATCTTACCCAGTTAGATGATTTCACTTTGAGGCTTTTGTGCAATGATGAAGTGCTCTCGATAAGCCAGGATATGCTGGGAAGACAGGCTCACTGTCTAAGAGAGATAAGAGAGACCGACGATGATGGAAATGTTGTTCATCACAGTTCTGTGTATGTTAGGAAGCTTTATAGCGGTAATATTGCCGTAGGACTTTTTAACCGTTCGGAAAAATCCGATACAGTTTCTTTTACATGGAAGGATCTTAAAATAAACGGCCGAAAGAGGTTGAGAAATGTCTGGGCAAATGAGGATATCGGCAATTTTGACAAAGAGTTTGCGATTGGCGTACCGGCGCATGGTGCACAGTTTATTCTGATAAATATGTAGGGATGATTATTTCAGGTCTTATTTATGCTAAGGAGAAATCTACATTATGGGACTTTTGGGCGGCTATTTTAAAATAATGCTTAGTTCATCGGTTATTTACTTATTTATAATTATTGCGATACGACTTTTCGGGAAAAAGGAACTGGCCCAGCTCAGCGTAATTGACCTTGTATTTATATTGCTTATAAGCAATGCTGTACAAAATGCGATGGTTGGCAGCGATTCCACGGTAGGAGGAGGAATCGTCGCCGCCGCTTCGCTTTTTGCGATGAATTATGTATTAAAGCAGATACTTTATAAGTTTCCATGGTTTAGCAAAGTCATACAGGGTGAACCTATCATGCTTATATACAATGGAAAGCTCAGCACAAAAAATATGGAGAGAGCAAAGGTAACAAGAAGCGAACTTATGGAAGCGATAAGGGAGCATGGCGTATCGACCATAGAGGAAGTCGACCTTGCCATATTCGAAGTTGACGGAAATATAAGCATACTTTCTAATGAATTTAAAAACAGAACTGTAAAAAAGCGGCGGCTTAGAAAACAGGAGACAAAGGAATAAAAATGTTGTATTTCGCCTGTTCTACCTTGCATTAAATTTTTTTAAATTTTATAGTGCTTACCATAAGATATGAAAAGAGGAGCATAAGTATCGCCGTAAGCCCTGTATGAATGCCTATTTTTTTTGTGGCTATGCCGTCCAAGGCCAATGCTGCGCCTGCAATTGTAATAGGGATCCCCGTATAAACATTGTCAACCTGTGTAATATTAAATCTTGCCAGCTTGTATGCCCCGCATATGGGGAAAATAAGCAAAATCAGATAGCCTATTATTCCAAGCCCCGACAGGGATAATTTCCATAATAATATGGCCGGCGCCGTACCAAGGGATATAATGTCTGATAGTGAATGGAGTTCCCTCCCGAGGCTACTTGCAGGACAGAATTTTCTTGAGAGCCTGCCATTATATCCGTCCAATAACGAGGCAAGCAGTATGAAAAAACATGAAAGCATAATTTTGCCGTTAATGCAAAATATAATCGAAATTATCCCAAGACTTAAATTTATATAAGCAAATATATTCCAAATAGAAAATTTATTCATCAGAAACCTCCCAACACATGTCGTGTTCTTTTTATTACCGTCGGCGGGAGACGGTAACAATTCTTAAGCCATATTATAAAATAAAGTTGTCATATTTACAAGTTTGGCTCTTGAGATTGTGGTATAAAGATCATTTGAAGAATATGCACCTTCTTTTGGCTGCAGGCCTTAGAACTTACAAAACTTGAATCTGGCGAATGAGTGTTCAAAATAACATAAGTTTAAATTACGAATTGAAAATTTTTAAGGTCGTGAGCTTAAAGACCGGGAAATATCCTTCAAATATAAAAAATGCACCCGTATGCGATTGATTTTTAGTATAAAAATGCCGCTATGATAAAAAATATAAGATGTAACAAATAATAATACAGAAGAGAGGAAGTATTTTTATGGAACTTAGGGATATAATGACAAAAGATGTTCAAAAGGTTGACAGGAATACGCCTGTCTCGCAGGTCGCCCAAATGATGAAGCAATATAATGTCGGATCTTTGCCTGTTTGCGATAATGATAAAGTCATAGGAATCGTAACAGACAGGGATATAGTGCTCAGGGGGATTGCGCCGGACGGAAATGCGTCAAATGTAACATGCGGCCAGCTTATGACAGAAAACCCGGTATTCGGCAGCCCGGATATGGACGTGAACGTCGCGGCAAAAATAATGGCGGAAAACCAGATAAGACGCCTGCCGGTTGTGGATAATGGTAAACTTGCAGGTATGGTTGCACTCGGAGATATAGCTTCAAAATCAAATCTTGTCGATGAAGCCGGGGATGCATTAAACGATATTTCAAAGCCCAGCAGGCCGGAGCTATAGTTTATTTCAGTGAGAATACTAAATTAGTTTATATTTATAACGGGTGCTCCAGATTATTTGAATAAAATAAACACCTGTATTAAACCGGGTTTTATACAGCCTGGTTTTTTATTTTTTAATTGGGTTTTGACTCTGCCCTGAACAGGTTTACATACCCTTAAGACTAGCTTAACGATTG
This region includes:
- a CDS encoding Gfo/Idh/MocA family oxidoreductase encodes the protein MDKVKIGIIGIGNMGSSHAKNLIQGKVPNAVLTAVCDINPERLKWAKETLGDKVKLFDNADALFDAKVIDAVIIAVPHYFHPPLAIKGFAHGLHVLTEKPAGVYTKQVREMNEASLKSDRVFGIMYNQRTNPLYQKLRDLVRSGELGEIKRTNWIITSWYRPQSYYNSGGWRATWAGEGGGVLLNQDPHQLDLWQWTCGMPKRVRAFMSFGKYHDIEVEDDVTAYVEYENGATGIFVTSTGDCPGSNRLEVSADRGKVVIEDGKLTFWRLRTPERQFNRQYTGGFGEPECWKCEIPVNGTGEQHVGILKNWTNAILHGTKLIAPGIEGINGLQISNAMHLSAWTDKWVDIPVDEDLFYEKLQERIKTSTFVKKTSANRTLDVTGTH
- a CDS encoding DUF421 domain-containing protein, yielding MGLLGGYFKIMLSSSVIYLFIIIAIRLFGKKELAQLSVIDLVFILLISNAVQNAMVGSDSTVGGGIVAAASLFAMNYVLKQILYKFPWFSKVIQGEPIMLIYNGKLSTKNMERAKVTRSELMEAIREHGVSTIEEVDLAIFEVDGNISILSNEFKNRTVKKRRLRKQETKE
- the pssA gene encoding CDP-diacylglycerol--serine O-phosphatidyltransferase encodes the protein MNKFSIWNIFAYINLSLGIISIIFCINGKIMLSCFFILLASLLDGYNGRLSRKFCPASSLGRELHSLSDIISLGTAPAILLWKLSLSGLGIIGYLILLIFPICGAYKLARFNITQVDNVYTGIPITIAGAALALDGIATKKIGIHTGLTAILMLLFSYLMVSTIKFKKI
- a CDS encoding flavin reductase — its product is MERVNISFKEFNVNVFDLINSGLLLTAGDFKSDSYNTMTIGWGSLGIMWGKPFIQVVVRPTRYTYGFMEKYGSFTVCALPLEKYRKGLNFMGSRSGRDIDKIKETGLTVIPSHVIDAPAFDESELVIECKKIYSDDFKPEKFMADYIAKCYNNDYHRSYFGEIVSIEGIKKYCK
- a CDS encoding uroporphyrinogen decarboxylase family protein; amino-acid sequence: MREPDFNNLLKVLNKKVPDRPTLFEFFLNDKLYRLLAGYVPEYEDKLKYNKFLVDAFKNAGYDYADVKGSDFSFPAGSIHHGKTISLNEGSVIHDRESFEKYKWQNPEDYDYTWLDKIKNDLPDGMKLIVWGPGGVLENVTSLVGYDNLCYMLFEDPELVQDIFDAVGSKLLRYYEICSTFDSVGALISNDDWGFNTSTLLNPKHLRKYVFPWHKKIVQTAHSAGKPAILHSCGNLKNVMEDMIEDMKYDAKHSYEDKIMPVEDFYEKYNPRIAVLGGIDVNFVCHSTPEEIKKRSRAMIERAQDRGGYALGTGNSVPEYVPIENYLAMISVISGT
- a CDS encoding sugar phosphate isomerase/epimerase codes for the protein MNKDSIAAQLYTLRNYMKTPEDIKKSLERVKKIGYNAVQVSGIGPIEPERLKDITDELGLKICATHTPFERFKNDLSAVIKEHKLWGCEYVGIGSMPREYERNAAGFTKFAKEFSEIGRRLADNGLHFIYHDHKFEFEKFDGTIGLEILLNESDPDAFGFEIDTYWVQAGGANPVDWIHKVKGRMKVVHLKDFAIVDDKQVFAEIGQGNLNWPEILKACRETGVKWYAVEQDTSFRNPFDSLDMSFKYLEKLV
- a CDS encoding CBS domain-containing protein — protein: MELRDIMTKDVQKVDRNTPVSQVAQMMKQYNVGSLPVCDNDKVIGIVTDRDIVLRGIAPDGNASNVTCGQLMTENPVFGSPDMDVNVAAKIMAENQIRRLPVVDNGKLAGMVALGDIASKSNLVDEAGDALNDISKPSRPEL
- a CDS encoding glycoside hydrolase family 27 protein — protein: MVPVNNNCETKLAKIRPWDEGTPRITCPHIFGTKAGASTVFPITALGERPLKFTAEGLPEGLTLNENTGVISGKTKKEADGIVKITVQNGIGADSIKLRIIAGDNIALTPPLGWNSWNCFALKVSDDKVRKAADAMVSSGLAAHGFTYINIDDGWQGERGGEFNAIQANKKFPDMERLCDYVHSLGLRIGIYSTPWVKSYGNGNGCSDGECERYFDKRNLDRGWYFGKNKYMKGEALQWAKWGFDYLKYDWHPWEVRDVKEMHDALKESGRDIAYSLSNSAPFQDAVQWAGLANCWRTTGDITDTWESMSRIGFSQDRWTPYSMPGHWNDPDMLVVGKLGWGDVRENRLTHDEQVTHITLWALLAAPLLIGCDLTQLDDFTLRLLCNDEVLSISQDMLGRQAHCLREIRETDDDGNVVHHSSVYVRKLYSGNIAVGLFNRSEKSDTVSFTWKDLKINGRKRLRNVWANEDIGNFDKEFAIGVPAHGAQFILINM
- a CDS encoding sugar phosphate isomerase/epimerase family protein, which gives rise to MAKFVLSVFADEIAPDLQAQMDVLDKYGIKYIEMRGVNGKCIVDYSLDEVNDIKKQLDKRGFGISAVGSPIGKIGIKDEFEPHLKLFKHTVQIAKILGTKYIRMFSFFMPKGEPPEKYRDEVLRRWGEFVKAAEGEGVILLHENEKEIYGDTAERCLDILKSIDSGIVKAAFDPANFIQCDVKTYPDAYDLLKDYIVHMHIKDALYSNHGVVPSGYGDGNVKQILKKLKDTGYEGFLTIEPHLASFKGFSALEHDAKIDDTSGDGAKMFSIALSALLKILKEIEQPAEFE